AGAAACTGACCAGTCTGCGAAGGAAAGCCGAAGGGTAATAAGTTCTCGAGGCGTGTTTACCTTAATTTTGTGGGCGTATAGATTGCCAAACCTCAATTTATGTTGAATTGAACTTGAGAACTTTCACTTAAAGTGGAGAGAAATATTACTAGACGTAGTTCTCACGTGATTTAAGTTCATGTATTAATAAAATCATCCACCCAACAAACGGATCCACTTGGTGAAATCATCTCCCACTTTGAATGACGATGACGCTAGAGCGCATGTGGTCGTTAGACTTAAAATCATGACTGTGATACCATGAACGAAGGTTTCAgcgtaaaaccaattggcaataggGGAGTGATCTAACTCCTTCAAATCCGTTACAAAGTTTCGCAACTCTCAATGCAGAACAACACATTCTCACATATATGGGTGCACGTTCACACATAATACATAGTAACAGAGCGCACActcattattacaaaaagaaaatatttgatGGAATTAAACAATTGTCcttcaataaacaataaatTGACCCAAATTACATGGAACAAAATTATGATTTGgcaagttgaagaaggaagtctTTTCATGGAAAAATATATTCTGCATGACATGCCTAATAACATGCCTTATTACAAACTCTGTAATTTACACACATATTACAGCAATTTGCCTCCCAAACACTTATGCAATATTTGCCTAATGGAAACAGAAAGCAGGATCTGTCACAGGTAACTGTACTTGTTGCTCCCCAATGCCTTGAACCAAAGTAAAATTACAACACTGCTTAAGCCACAAAAGAGCACCAGAATGCACAGAACCAGAAAACACATCAGGAACCTCTGCTTGCCATTTTGTCCTGCAACCGCATTCTCCAACCCCTTCCTCAATCGGTGCAGAAGTCGAGGATGCTTGCTGGTATGGGGTTCAAACCATGGCACAGAATGATATAACGTATTTACCTGCAGGCGAAAGAAAGAAATTAGCTCGTATTAGATTATGTACTTCGGAAGAAAGCATAATTAGACTCGGGAAATATAGCATTACCAAAAAACTTGCGTGGCTGGAAAATATTCCTTCGAGTTTTTTCTTAGTCCGTGAAGTCTTCATTTGGGTTCTTTCATGACATTCGGAAAATTCCATGGATTCATCACCACCAACCAGAATGGAAGACTGAGTTGATGCCCTCTGCACATATGTTAGTCCACATTTTTAATCGCAAACACAGTAGAGAAAGCAGGaagaatgaaagaaaatgaatcaGGCACTGAACATGTTACTTAAGCCTATGATTTCTCAATTTCTCTTACCATCATATTTCCAGAAGATTTGCAGCAGATGGGACATGTACTGTAATGACTACGAGAGAAAGCCTGGTCGGAATAAAAGAGTGAGATTTAGTGCAATGACTTCTCATAACTCTTCATATAAGGGTTATCGAAAACAAAAGGAAGGTAGCATAATTATGTATCAAAATCATCATGTGAGATAAATAAAGACCTCCAAGCAAACTACATGCATCAAATGGCCACATGGTAAAGCTCTGATGCTTGAGGTTGATGTGAACAAGAAGTCATTGCAGATGGGGCAGTTAGCTTCGAGGCATTTCTCCCGGCACTTGTGGTTCACTATACTTATGCTCAAGCAACAATTGCACTTCATGCAGTGAAAATAGTCGATGCCAAGGCCCTTCCCAACACGGCATAAATTGCAAAATGGACAATGATAAACATTCCTGAGCAACAAAAAGTAACAGTTACATATGTAATTCACCCAGATAGTTCTTGTGTACTGATACGAAAAGTTGATAACTCACAACTGCAGATTTTGTATGAGAACTTAGTTACCTGCCATCATCAAAAAGTTTGCATGAATTACAATAATATTTTGCCATTGAGAGTCCGTTGCAAGAAGGCGTGGAGCATATTGGCCCGACTGGCTGAATATTGAGGCAGCGCATACACATCATTTCCGATGTTTGTTTCCTGCGGTAGAAGACTAGAACATCAGCTACCTATATATATAGAATTTCTCAACTTGAGAAGAAGCTACACCATCGAGAAATTACCAATCCATTTTGTGGTCACTGCCAATATCATGGCAATATCTACATGTAAACAGCTTGTTGCAGCAAGTGGCATGGAGTTTGCAGTTTCTTTTGTAATGCTTACACCCATATACTCCTTTTTTGGAATCTTGAAATGTTGGTGACCGTCCCACTAAatcttcaccctcacaattattTACTGCTGAAGCTCGGGGAAAACTCTGCTGTGCAGCCATCCAGTAACTGAGATAGAAACCGAATAGCTTGTAATGTAAGAAATATGACCACGAACATGAAGAAATCTAAAAGTAGATATTTGCCATCAGACTAACCTAGACATTAGATTCTTCAAGTTATGCTTCTTATGAGAGTTGAAGGCACGATCAATTTGCCGCACGCTTCCTTCAAACATAACAATCAAACTTAACATAAAATACAGAAACATGAAAAGTAGAACAAGATCAATATAAGATATTTGTATCTATGCAGCCTTTCAAGATAGCACAAACCTTTTGGAGAAATGCGAGTTTCAAGCCTCCCAGTCTGTGAACTTGAGAATGAATTTCCGTTAGAGCTTTCATTTAGCCATTCATTGAACATTGTATTTTTGGTCACCTGATTAAAGGTATTCATCATTTCACTCTGTTCAGCCTCGGTAAGTGCTGAAGTTACCCAGGGTAACATAGTTTGTAGCACGTCAGCACCTGTAGTCCCCAGTATGAAACCAACCATTTTATTTTGATCCTCCACAGAGAAGTGCAATCCAAATAGTGGCCACAATTCAATCTCTTCCCTTGTCATGTGCTGGTCTACCATAATTCTTAGTGACTTGAGCGATACACGAAGCCTGATAGCTAATTCATGGTACTTTCTCAAGCATTCGCTTGACTCACCCCCACAAGTACCAGAAAAAGCTATCACACTTCCGTGAAGGTGTGAAAGCTCAAAAAGAAGACCAGAAATATTTTCAAATGCCAGTTGTTCTTGCTCATGATCCAGTGTGAATGAGTGACTCACATTGTGAAGTGCATCTCGGGATTCCAGTGCCGGATACACTATATTGTCCTCAGCATTACTATGAGCTCTGGATAAGTCCCATAAGAAACAGAAAAATCCACTGAACTGCTGAAGAAATATCTCATCACAAGTGCTGACTTTTTCCGATTCATTGTCAAGATATTCCAAGTCACGGCGTATGGCCTTATGAACTTTAAAAACAACATCAATTGGTTGTGAAGGGTGAGAAGCATTGCTCTCTTGATGTGGAGAGGAGTAGATGTCTCTGCTTGAGAATGTTGAAGCACACCAAGCACGTGATAATTGACCAATTTTCTCATCACTACTAACAAACCTTTTGACAGGACAGCGCCCACTTGCACTCGAGCAGGAGCTGTCATTGAGAGGCTTGCTAGCCCAACCACAAAAGATCTCGACCAGAGCAATATCTGATGCTGGAGCTGTATCAAacaacaaattttcaaaaacgtaaaattagaTAAACAAAATATAGATTACGAGAACAGTATTTATGTCAACACAAAGCCATAAAAGAGGACAGAAATGGACCTGCCAGCTGCATGTTTTTAACAAAGTTGTTGGCTTCATTTGCAGTCAATGAGTTTACCATCCATGGCAACGCACGCTCAATTAATTTCAAGGGCATCACACACAAGCTTTGATGCAAAAGTTCCCGTTGTCTTTTGACGCTTAAGTGCTTTCGCACAAGTGGAAGGACCTAGACAGACAGAGAGCTTAGATGATGGTTCCAAGACAGTAAAATGCTGCATAACTTTCCGAAAGCTACGGAATATATCTCACAAGAAactaatttataattaaaagaGTGGAGCTCACCTGAACTTCCTCATTGTCGAAATGCCCCTTTAAAGTTTCTATTATTCGATCAGCATGTGAGGCTATCGTTGAATTAAATTCTGTAATAGAAGGCATTGTTCCTGCCTTCTGTATACTTTCAATCAAACACATAAACTCTTTGCATAAACTTTCTTCTTTTGTGCGCTGCTGAAAAGATAAGGTTTCTCCATATACTGCGGGATACATGACTTTTGTCTCAGCAACACTGCAGAAGAAAAGCACTAGAACTTCAAATGAAAGAAgagatacaaaaataaaaaataaaaaaaaatacagaaaattaaaacaattgAGCAACAGCACTATGAAATATTTGatgattaattaaataatttaacacTTGTTAATGCTCAAGAGGACCTGTGGAAGATACAAATTTCGGCAATAAATTGGAGCTTCTTATGGAAAGCCAATAGATCATAAGTAACAGCACCAGAAATACTATTCTTCTTGGCCTCCTCGAGTATCGCATGCAACTCTCGTTTAATAGCATTGTGCCAAAGAATTACAGTATCTATTGGATGTTCGCCAGAGAACTCAGATGCAAAGTCTGTTTCGTCTGTCTGATTTGATATCATGCTAGCACAATAATCTTTCCCTTCCATCCAGCCGAAAATAACTTGTTCAACAAGATTATCCTCTCGAACTATATTCCTCAAATACTTTTGCAGATCGTGATATTCATCAGGCGAAATAGAGGTCGACAACCAGGGAAGGAACTTTGAAACTATATTAGTAGGGATGCTGCACAAAATCTTCCAGACTAAAGATGCTTGTTCTTCATGTGAGAACTGAGCAAGCAAAGGGAAGACCTGATGCATTAAAAACACCGAAAGAAGTTAAaacaattttcatttcaatCCAGGATATTGAAGAAAAAGGCCATAGATTTATGCATATATGCATAGACATATACGCAAACGTATGGTACACATTAATCAGTCGAAAATGATTAGTGTAATGAGAGGATTTTCAAAAACTATGGACCAAAACTCTCTTGCAGAAAAGGGTTCGCTCAGCTATATTTCATTTTCATGGAAGATCAAATGAATACATCAAAACATCCAAAGCAGCAGAATTACATGCAAGTACTTGTTAGGGAGATTGAGCATGAACTCGAGAACCAGGACGCAAAGGTAAAATGCTATTAAACAACTAAGGTAAAAACCAATGTAAAATAGTTAATTCAATTTCAAATTGGTATTTTTGAGAGAAACTTGTCCTGTAAAGAAATACTTTATTCACAGTCAATCACAATGCTGCATGCGTATATGTGCATTGCCCAGATGTGTACGCAtgtgttaggtactcaagctCAAGGAAGAGCTCAACCCAAAAGATTAGTCCAATAGATGGAAGGACCTCAAGGACTTAAGAACCCTACATCCCCATAAGTGTAGTCGATGTGGGATCATTACACCACCCTTTGGAAGCCGACGCCCACGGCGGTCCTTACTCTGGTGGCTTTCACTCTTAACGGTGGCGCACCCTTTGGTCGTCCTGTTAAGATAGCTCTTTCCAGTTCGTCCCCTCCGCATGGTCAGGAACTAAGGCCCAACCCAAAAGACTAGTCCAATAGGTGGGAGAACCCCAATGACTTAAAAATCCCTACACCGTAGTCGATGTGGGATCATAACAGCATGTTCTTAGGGACAGGTCCGAAGGAATGACGTATAGTAATCGACTTTAGTTGGGACAGCCAAAACCCTATCTATTTGTCAGTGTCACCGATTCTGTATAGGAGTACGATTCTCCTACTCCTGTATAACTTAATCCCACACCAACTACTCTTTCGGTCAACCTAACAGTGTGGCTAAATAAACTTATCAATAATTAGGTTCTCTTTACAAATCATCTacacaaaaaatcaattaaatagAAAACCGGTTAGTCATCTAATTTGAAAACCGATTTGacaaataatttttcatttacATACATGTTGGTTTATACTCGTTCTTTCGGATCAATCACTATCCAAGAAGATGCACAAATCTAAGGGAAGCTGTCATCCGATTcatttttgtaattgtttaGTATAGCAGACACGTTGTCTGATTCATATTATGTTTGTAGCGAATATATATAGTCCACTTATTACAAAGTACATGCATATCATCGTCAGACattacaattttattttcttgaaaaTTCGCGTGCTAATTGACATGCAATTGTTAATTGGAACTCAATGTGATATACCTAACTtcctttgaaaataaaataggcttattatattaacaccttacacattgttgaatacaccccacattcttaataaatctcacatttactttttcaattaaaatttgtcTTTATACACCCTACATACTTTTCCATAAACAACCTCACACTCCACACTCAAACATAAACCTTACATTTTCTCCATTCACCCCACTTTTCTTCATACACCTCACACTCTTCACAATGATTtcgttcttttatttatttatttttgtttgtgctATGTACCGTTCAAAATCATTCATGTCATAAAAGTACTTTCTTATTGCTACAGAGGATTCAAATAGAGGAAAGTATAAGCTGCTTAGGGAACCTTACAAAAGTGAAAGGACAGAAGTTTCGACACGATAGAGAGGGTTAAGAGCATAGATGGTAACATTGATTTGCGAGGGGGTGTATCTCAAAAATGATAATTTAGGAAATAAGATGATGATGTGAGGAGCTTAGGTTCTCTATGTCCATTTGGTAGTTAAATTCGGCAGTATAAAGTATTGGCCTTGGAATGAGATGCACACTAAATGATATTTTATGCATCACATATCATACTCAAACACCATGTTGTAAATGCAAAAATTGTCTCTTGAAGGCACAAATGCAATTTAGTATTATCTTATCAGTAAATTATTTTTAGAACATGGCTTTTGTGAAACAACATCACCATTAGCTTCTTTGCGAAAGAAGGGGATGACTATAATCTAACACCAATGAAGTTTAACCTTCATCCACCTGTGACAGTACATTTTGAACAAGGTGAAGCTTCCGAAACGTCAATTTCATGTTCCGtttgtcaaaaataatttttctcaatcaatgtgtttgtagtttcatcgGTTAGGTTTTTGTTCTACAATGGATAGTGGGAGTGGTTTAGAGAGTTGGAGAAGATAAATAATCTTGTGATATAcatgttaaaagtgatttggagtgcatttagtattttttttaaaaatttaaaccttATAAGGTTGAAAGTGTCATTGCATAATAGAGTatataaatcatttaatattaaattttaatatggggtgtattcaacattatgtggagtggtaataaaaaaaaccaaaaaattgaaattaaaaaaagaaaacgcATATCATTGACttcatatatataaattatatgacTTCTCAGTCATTTGCATATAGGACTTCTCgtatataaaaatttataatCTTCCCTCCTTCACttaataatattaaattaaaaaaaaaattatagttgCATATTTCATAGGTACCATTTGATACgcagacggaacgggacgggacggaacggatgatgtaaatatcaaaaaagataaggagaaattttgtcataaaatgttataaatttgtgttccacggatgtggaacgggtCGTTCCAAGAGGAAaaggtggaacgaaaaatcagccaaatttcgtcccatggaacaacccgttccacagtttttaggcgcaccaaccgtgggacggaacggctcgtcctgttccgtcccgtcccatcccACGTACTAAACGGTAAGTGCATGGGTCATCATTGCGTATTTATGTGACTGGCCTCACAACAACCCCTCCAACAATAATTGTTAAACACAGGAAttacaaaatataataaattaattaattttaaaataaaagcaAACAAAAAACTAATACCTGGTCCTCTTCCTTGGCCATGCACTGAGCAACAAATGTTTGTAAGGCTGCTGTAAAGAACACCATCTCCGTCGGGAAACTTTCCCCATTTTGTGTGCTAGAAATTAGCAGCTTAAACAGGTAATCAAAAGCAGTCCTTTCACCAATGTGTTGAAGTAAGTACGTGGGTGCCATATTTTTCTCCCGTGTATAGACAGCTGCAAATATTGCCTAGAATTCcaaaatttataataaatttaattcggatcaataaataatttcttattttgaCATAGATTGGTAGACATTTCATTTTCTAACccttgaatgaaatttcaactaaggtcaataaaaaatgaaattcctCCCAAACTAAGGCCAATATCACTTGCGTCTTACCCTCCGCTTAGTATTTTTCCTCTCAACTGGTACCTGGTTTTGAAAGTATGAATCTCATGTcatgaaaagaaaagggaaaaattaatatccGATCTCTAGTTTCTAATGTTCATTgattaagaccttattagtttttaaattttgatcaaagtccctagcattaatatattaatgaattacatgtaagttacataatttttatataaaaaattagtaattgatttagagtttcaatactcacacccttattaaactcctaattaattttcaattcaaacattttccaaaaataaaaaataaaattagaataagtttgtacccataaaatttttataaaaaattgaaattgttttaatcttatatgtatccattcttaaatataccaattgttaaaaatgtacccttttttaatataaaatgtacccatttttatataaaatttcattcaatcttttctctaatccatttttaaacttatatgggtacattatatTTCGTTGATtcgagaatgtatccatgtcaaatttaatagaagaaatttaataatgttattaagcctaatatcttcttctttttttgtgctttttgaaaaatgtacccatgttttggtacaataattttttggttagttttgatgaacatacccatatatatacacacaatatattggaaagtataattcatctttaatatttttaatcccataattatgtattttatttaaaatctcattaatataaataactacaaatttcatttttaatttaaaaatataataacctacatagaaatacattattacattaatgtcagggacttcgatcaaaaactaaaaattacaaaggtttcaatcaaagaacattGGTAGTTAGGGATCGTATCCAAAGTGTTCCAAAGAAAAGATTTCGCAAGTATAGATAAGTACTTGGATTACTCCTAATATTGTCATTGGTTTTTTTATGATGAAACCTTAATTTTCTTCAACTGGGAGGTCTTAAGTTCAACTCTCATAAATGATGAGTCCGCTACCAAATTATTATGGCTGACCCATCCGACTTAACCTAAATCTCCCACCTTGaatgtaaatatatcattgtatccagaaaaaaaaaagtcaataccacttaaaaaatttcatcattGAACTCTCAATGCTCTcattaaaagcaaaaaaatgTTGATTGACCCAATCCTAATATTAGTAATAATTTTTTACCCCTAACCAACCTATTTGATTGTTAATGGGTACTAGTTAAAACCCGTTTTAATTTGATATCACCATAATATAGATGTGAGATTGGTAATGGTGATAATGGTGTAAGGTAAAATCAAACAAATGGATCTTAATGGGTACCCATTAGCAACCCAATGGGTTAATTTTCCATCTTTATTGACAAGTTTTGTTcggttaatttttctatttaattAATGTTTGTGacaaatgaaatgttttaactTGATAGTACTTGTCACTCAGCATGCCTCACTGCACAGACACTTCCCACCCAAGTTCCGCTACTAATGTACATacaatatatacatgtttagTGCTAAAATTTGTACATACCTCGTCTTTGACATATAAGTAGTTTTCATAAATCGATTTGAGAAAGTTGCACCGCTCCAAAAATGCCCCAACATCTGCATGTGTGCCCATGGCATAGCCCATTGCCAATTGGTGAAGCACACCAAGCTCATTGCATATAGCTTTGTGAATGAAGAAGATGACTGAAATCGGCGACTTGGGCACTACCAACGTCGCCATCTCTTAATTAGTCTTTGTTGGATGGTTGATTTGAGTTGCAGGTCGGAGTAGAGGACTGGTGGAGGGAAGCATATATAGTTGGCAGGATTTACTAAACGACATGATGTTGATATCAATTAGGAATCGTCTGCCCCGCAGATTTTCcacgtaaaaaaaataaaaaatgtcttCACGAACTGACATTCAAATGAGCCAAACGCACACATGCATGATTACTGCCATTATCGGCCATTATATATGGACAAATGTGGAAAAAATTGTTCAActaatgaaaatttaaataatagaAAGAATGAATAATATAAACCAAATTTGGTTGCATGCAGGAATATAAGAGGGTTTTGGGTCTTAATTGTGCATGATCCTTGCCATGCCTCCTGCTCTTCTATATTTTGTTACTTAATTGGCGAAGAAAGCCTAAGGAACCTTCTCAtgcttttcttttcaatttatttcttattttcttgtttgaaaaaaaaatcgataTTGTATTATTGGATACAAATAAAAGTACATTGGATGTGAAGTGGacaacaaacaaaggtgaaaaaACTGAAGGATTAGGGGAGTCAAGTTACATAATTAGCAGATGAAGGAGCCAGAAAGACGTGCCTTCTTCCTTGTTCACAGAAACCCTTTTCTAAAGAGCAAAGAGAACAAAAGCAAGAGCagcttcccccccccccccccccccgggccGGGAGCACTAATTCTAGCGGTTCCTTCTGATCCTAGAAAATGTACGAAAAAACCTGCTACTAAACTAGCTAAGTGAATGGAAAAAAGATAACCAGTTGATGAGGTGCAAGGGCGGGTGTAGCTGATTGTACTCGGGAAGAGGAAGAAGCAAATAGAGCAAATGCCTCATCTTTCCTTCCGTCCgattgaagaagaaaagaaatggatCGAATAGGAATTCTCATTGACCTACTTAACTCATAAAATTTGGACATTGTAGAACTATTCTTGTAGTCTTACTCTTTTATTCTCGTAACATGGAGTACAAGTAAAATCACTACTTTTTTtagattctctctttatatattgtatatttcCGAAACTTACGTAGACTTCAGAGCATACGAGAAAGCCAATGTTTTCCTTTTTACGTACAAAGAATCAATATATGTTATCTATGTCTTCAataaaatgctttgttgttattTGTTATTACTTATAAATTGTTAGTTTAATGGCTAGCTGACTAAACGGTTCAGTGATGCCACCATCACCCTGTTCCAGAATCAGTGGGTAAAGTCTGTTGATCACTAAGATAGATCGTGCTTGTTCCGCAAGATTCAAGAACTTAATCTAGTAAGGAATTAACAAGTATGGGCATCTCCATCATTTATGGCCGTGCGCAAATTTGATATAATGAGAGGATTCTCATGGAGAGTTGATTTATGTGTTGGGATGAACGTCCTCCCTCTGTAGTCAATGCTTCTGTATTTATAATGCTAACACGCTTTGTAAAGTCCATGCCGTGAGTAATAAATTcgccaaaaatattttttcctaGGAATATTATATCCAGAATAAACCCACGAGATTGCATCACCGATCTATCAATTGGCCAAAACTTGACAGCCCGATGAGTCTGCCCGATGAGTCTGATTGGAAAATGTCTAACTCGCTGCAAGGATAAGTGTCAATCCCAAAATGGAGACGTGCTAATGGCTTGCAAATTATCCCATGGACGTCCAAAATTTTCTCCATTGGGCCTGATATAATCCCGTGGACTACACATTTTCGCAATATTTTTCCATCTCACGTAGGCCTTTTAAAATTTATCCAATATGCAAGCAAATTATCTTGACATTTTCCAATTTCAAGATGATGTTACCCATAATGGGATAATATGGCTGCGCATGAATTTATCCACCAATTTGAGATGGACACTGTTGTTTTGCTTTCAGATTAGGGATATGGTTTGCATCCCATTCATCTATCAATACTAActgaaatttattttaatatctTAACAAACATCCAACGGCTTAGTACACAAAGTCGAATAGTGCAAAATCTAGTCCAACCACATAGACATTGGCTCCAAAGGTGGAAGAAAAATCACGTGTAGTGCCTAGAGGAATTTTGACCAAGGTGCTGTGGCAATCTAAGAGATTAATCAAATGTAGTGACTATGGatgcaaaataatttagagAACTTTTTGAATTTATTCAGTTAAATGTTGATGTGCTAAGTCAATTTTGACTTTGTAATTGAGGTTTTTGTTCTTACCAAAACAAAGGCtgcatttttcttttgattaaatTCCACCACAACAAAACTACGCTCCTCTAACAATTTGGTCCAAATCTAACTTAAACAAAGTTCTTAGCAGTTTCCTCAAACACACCAAGACGTGGGACCAAAGAAAGCTATCACACCAACAACGATGGCTTCTCTTTTTCAAGCGACTCACTTTTTTGAGAATGGTATACTACATGTTTCTATAGGAGTGGTgtgaaattttatattttaagttattaattttttagcacacatatcccacaattTGTATAATAATACGTGGTGTATCACCCCGTGTACccgtcacactgaaaaatctctcctaagATAGCCCTTCTTGGGCCCCATGATCAAGAAGTTGACTGGTTGATAGTTTTGATCAAACCTAAATGTGCAGCCATGATTTGACTTTCATACATTGTGTGTCTTCCCATCCAAAAATTATCTATAATGAATTAATCAACTACGCGGTagcttaattaattagttaattggCATGACAAAGTCATGGCTTAATTAGAAATCTTGAACTTAGTCAACTACAGATTCTCAACACCTATATATATGTGCACGAACGCGCatcaacattatccaaaacctaaACGCTTTCAAACACATTTAGATCGATCAATTTGCTATTCAAATTAAAAGTTCAGCTAGCCAACCATTAAACACAACAGCTCAATCTCCCCTCTTTGTATCTAGCAATATCAATTTATCGGTTGTTCCATGGAGAAGCCAGAAGGATATCCACAAGTAGACGATATTGCCACATGTAACGAGCCATCAAGTGCAAGCACTTCATTTTTCGGCACCAAG
This region of Malus domestica chromosome 07, GDT2T_hap1 genomic DNA includes:
- the LOC103420571 gene encoding zinc finger protein BRUTUS-like isoform X3, with the translated sequence MEGKDYCASMISNQTDETDFASEFSGEHPIDTVILWHNAIKRELHAILEEAKKNSISGAVTYDLLAFHKKLQFIAEICIFHSVAETKVMYPAVYGETLSFQQRTKEESLCKEFMCLIESIQKAGTMPSITEFNSTIASHADRIIETLKGHFDNEEVQVLPLVRKHLSVKRQRELLHQSLCVMPLKLIERALPWMVNSLTANEANNFVKNMQLAAPASDIALVEIFCGWASKPLNDSSCSSASGRCPVKRFVSSDEKIGQLSRAWCASTFSSRDIYSSPHQESNASHPSQPIDVVFKVHKAIRRDLEYLDNESEKVSTCDEIFLQQFSGFFCFLWDLSRAHSNAEDNIVYPALESRDALHNVSHSFTLDHEQEQLAFENISGLLFELSHLHGSVIAFSGTCGGESSECLRKYHELAIRLRVSLKSLRIMVDQHMTREEIELWPLFGLHFSVEDQNKMVGFILGTTGADVLQTMLPWVTSALTEAEQSEMMNTFNQVTKNTMFNEWLNESSNGNSFSSSQTGRLETRISPKGSVRQIDRAFNSHKKHNLKNLMSSYWMAAQQSFPRASAVNNCEGEDLVGRSPTFQDSKKGVYGCKHYKRNCKLHATCCNKLFTCRYCHDIGSDHKMDWKQTSEMMCMRCLNIQPVGPICSTPSCNGLSMAKYYCNSCKLFDDGRNVYHCPFCNLCRVGKGLGIDYFHCMKCNCCLSISIVNHKCREKCLEANCPICNDFLFTSTSSIRALPCGHLMHVVCLEAFSRSHYSTCPICCKSSGNMMRASTQSSILVGGDESMEFSECHERTQMKTSRTKKKLEGIFSSHASFLVNTLYHSVPWFEPHTSKHPRLLHRLRKGLENAVAGQNGKQRFLMCFLVLCILVLFCGLSSVVILLWFKALGSNKYSYL
- the LOC103420571 gene encoding zinc finger protein BRUTUS-like isoform X1, giving the protein MATLVVPKSPISVIFFIHKAICNELGVLHQLAMGYAMGTHADVGAFLERCNFLKSIYENYLYVKDEAIFAAVYTREKNMAPTYLLQHIGERTAFDYLFKLLISSTQNGESFPTEMVFFTAALQTFVAQCMAKEEDQVFPLLAQFSHEEQASLVWKILCSIPTNIVSKFLPWLSTSISPDEYHDLQKYLRNIVREDNLVEQVIFGWMEGKDYCASMISNQTDETDFASEFSGEHPIDTVILWHNAIKRELHAILEEAKKNSISGAVTYDLLAFHKKLQFIAEICIFHSVAETKVMYPAVYGETLSFQQRTKEESLCKEFMCLIESIQKAGTMPSITEFNSTIASHADRIIETLKGHFDNEEVQVLPLVRKHLSVKRQRELLHQSLCVMPLKLIERALPWMVNSLTANEANNFVKNMQLAAPASDIALVEIFCGWASKPLNDSSCSSASGRCPVKRFVSSDEKIGQLSRAWCASTFSSRDIYSSPHQESNASHPSQPIDVVFKVHKAIRRDLEYLDNESEKVSTCDEIFLQQFSGFFCFLWDLSRAHSNAEDNIVYPALESRDALHNVSHSFTLDHEQEQLAFENISGLLFELSHLHGSVIAFSGTCGGESSECLRKYHELAIRLRVSLKSLRIMVDQHMTREEIELWPLFGLHFSVEDQNKMVGFILGTTGADVLQTMLPWVTSALTEAEQSEMMNTFNQVTKNTMFNEWLNESSNGNSFSSSQTGRLETRISPKGSVRQIDRAFNSHKKHNLKNLMSSYWMAAQQSFPRASAVNNCEGEDLVGRSPTFQDSKKGVYGCKHYKRNCKLHATCCNKLFTCRYCHDIGSDHKMDWKQTSEMMCMRCLNIQPVGPICSTPSCNGLSMAKYYCNSCKLFDDGRNVYHCPFCNLCRVGKGLGIDYFHCMKCNCCLSISIVNHKCREKCLEANCPICNDFLFTSTSSIRALPCGHLMHVVCLEAFSRSHYSTCPICCKSSGNMMRASTQSSILVGGDESMEFSECHERTQMKTSRTKKKLEGIFSSHASFLVNTLYHSVPWFEPHTSKHPRLLHRLRKGLENAVAGQNGKQRFLMCFLVLCILVLFCGLSSVVILLWFKALGSNKYSYL